TTTAAATTTGATGCTTTCACTTAAATCGAATACATATCCTGCTATTAAGAATAAATGTAAACGTTCTTGAGCTACGCTTCCGCCATTTTTAACGTCATCATAATGTTCTGTACTTATAAAGTTTGGAATTGCGGCTCCTAAATACCAGTTATTTGTATAATAATATAATCCTGCTCCAACAGTTGGTAAAAACTTATTAATATTGGTTGCTAAGTTTTGATCATCACTATGTTGAGAAAGCCCTTTACTCCAATCTACATTTAAATGACGACCTCCTAGTTTTAATCCAAAAGCTAAATTTCCTTCATCACTGGTTCGAATTGTATAAGATCCGTTGATATCTAAAAATATTTCGCTTGCTGGACCTATTCTATCATTTGTTAAATTGATTCCTAAACCAACACCACTATATCCTAGCGGAGTGTCATAACTTAAAGTTTGTGAATCTGGTGCTCCATCGACACCAACCCATTGGGTTCTTCCTA
The Tenacibaculum pacificus DNA segment above includes these coding regions:
- a CDS encoding PorP/SprF family type IX secretion system membrane protein codes for the protein MKIRYSILLILCVIAGINAQQDPQYTQYMYNTMTVNPAYAGSNGHSIINLLGRTQWVGVDGAPDSQTLSYDTPLGYSGVGLGINLTNDRIGPASEIFLDINGSYTIRTSDEGNLAFGLKLGGRHLNVDWSKGLSQHSDDQNLATNINKFLPTVGAGLYYYTNNWYLGAAIPNFISTEHYDDVKNGGSVAQERLHLFLIAGYVFDLSESIKFKPAVLAKAVNGAPLSIDVSGNFLFNEKFTAGLAWRWDDSISALLGFQASKSLYLGFAYDLTNSNYSNYNSGTYEVMLRYEMFKEQALKSPRFF